A region from the Lycium barbarum isolate Lr01 chromosome 8, ASM1917538v2, whole genome shotgun sequence genome encodes:
- the LOC132607427 gene encoding LOW QUALITY PROTEIN: calmodulin binding protein PICBP-like (The sequence of the model RefSeq protein was modified relative to this genomic sequence to represent the inferred CDS: inserted 2 bases in 1 codon), translating into MMKLFESTRSSTRKSRSRIKKQTKSPSDYEATPQHTYSLEVSDSSPRYMKATSCSEGKRGQESPHHSESCFDSSDQSWSPSSRKSTSTLSRTSSFRSVKILINRTSTKSKRSKSSSNCQQVPVKSTCSSTLKDSKFPQHVELHPGQSESNRISKVKVCSYHHCSLNKCCDDELSPPVKRVYRRRRPLKSVKSIRLEVESTNADYFSTEETNLIQDDGVFEENEVIKYADLAEIVFGETSFPERSYQETTDIMRKYSTLQQDTLVXTKCCNNMEREWDESTYVSDDVESNDRSVTTSVVWDDEDSDADPHHALALPLLIKSVDNVTTDDEDENINRELSKNELFVMKKSSESNDLVEAKCSTEFSFASASNDTMELEENLQETDGKANSTENADPNASTKKLHIPQFPNEKHGSMWSLIHRHMISDKSTELDVKVTPGADEEDLKDGGNKSCTAESSDIFSNFSGRVSMTTNQEVDNQKIEVGKLLAIKLVQEAIERILLPEVQDQSSDKQSVTSEVYTKENFKESETRNEESDKASESDERSITRENTSSSEKQKIEGQFMKEAEKKAPKHWNNLKRWILLQRFIKELEKLRKFNPRKPRYLEPEPEPEAEKVNLKHQIEDERKRTEEWMLDYALQQAISQLAPTQKKKVGLLVKAFENVVPRQGSNIPFMFPKLKTGNEDNLQIADNVGVKYSTHVDKRTAEQEWSVLKNDDTQKAIVLSQKLDEVTSTLSDKVLVERKAKQEVTEEENSMLEAEARINEHEECGDSNDSLKGTSFTTSILGVDGDETQENNMIVPAASDENKKITESEDEDGTYVRQVINKQKHISMWHMISQHILSDVVSKVGNELLDGTDDDVDYNNTLTEMNNADNSLQDSSEKKDDISHYKRSFSRNDAVNLIREAVSQILKTPIQEDHSVGGEQSSTDSLCETKELATNTITNEDESMIPHAKSKIESPKLKNWSKLKKLILLKRSIKVLERARKLNPRPPHILLPPTPDQEQEKMDLRHQMADERKKAEQWMLENAVQHMVTKLTPAQKTRVAMLVEAFEAVVPLPEV; encoded by the exons atgatgaaattaTTTGAGAGCACAAGGTCATCCACAAGGAAATCAAGATCAAGAATCAAGAAACAAACTAAGTCTCCCTCTGATTATGAAGCAACCCctcaacatacatattcacttGAGGTATCCGATTCATCGCCTCGTTATATGAAGGCAACAAGCTGTTCTGAAGGGAAAAGGGGTCAAGAAAGTCCTCACCATTCTGAATCTTGCTTTGATAGTAGTGATCAAAGTTGGAGTCCATCTAGTAGGAAATCGACGAGTACTTTATCTAGGACATCTAGTTTTAGAAGTGTGAAGATTTTGATAAACAGGACTAGTACTAAATCCAAGAGGTCTAAGTCTTcctcaaattgccaacaagttccAGTTAAGTCAACTTGTTCTTCCACTCTAAAGGATTCAAAGTTCCCTCAACATGTAGAACTTCATCCTGGACAAAGTGAATCAAATAGGATTTCAAAAGTGAAAGTTTGTTCATACCATCACTGTTCACTCAATAAGTGCTGTGATGATGAGCTGTCGCCCCCAGTAAAGCGTGTTTATAGAAGGAGGAGGCCGTTAAAATCAGTGAAAAGCATTAGACTAGAAGTTGAGTCCACAAATGCAGATTACTTTTCTACTGAGGAAACCAACCTTATACAAGACGATGGAGTTTTCGAAGAAAATGAGGTTATTAAGTATGCTGATCTTGCTGAGATTGTGTTTGGTGAAACTTCATTTCCAGAGAGAAGTTACCAGGAGACAACGGACATAATGAGGAAATATTCTACACTACAGCAGGACACGCTGGT AACAAAGTGTTGTAATAATATGGAAAGAGAATGGGATGAATCCACTTATGTTAGTGATGACGTAGAATCAAATGATCGGAGTGTAACAACATCAGTTGTTTGGGATGATGAGGACAGCGATGCTGATCCCCATCATGCACTTGCACTGCCACTTCTGATAAAGTCGGTTGACAATGTCACCACAGATGACGAGGATGAAAACATCAATAGAGAATTGTCAAAGAATGAACTATTTGTCATGAAGAAAAGTTCAGAGTCAAATGATCTTGTTGAAGCCAAATGTAGCACTGAGTTTTCCTTTGCTTCAGCTAGCAACGATACAATGGAACTCGAAGAGAATTTGCAAGAGACGGATGGCAAAGCTAATTCAACTGAAAATGCTGATCCCAATGCCTCGACCAAGAAATTGCACATACCCCAGTTCCCAAACGAGAAGCATGGGAGCATGTGGAGCCTGATTCATAGACATATGATTTCAGATAAATCTACAGAATTGGATGTCAAAGTGACCCCTGGAGCTGATGAAGAAGATTTGAAGGATGGGGGAAACAAATCTTGTACAGCAGAAAGTTCTGATATATTTTCGAACTTTTCTGGAAGAGTGTCAATGACTACAAATCAGGAAGTAGATAACCAAAAGATCGAAGTGGGCAAACTTTTAGCCATTAAGCTAGTACAAGAAGCAATTGAGAGAATTCTTCTTCCAGAAGTTCAAGATCAGTCATCAGATAAGCAATCAGTAACAAGTGAAG TATATACTAAAGAAAACTTCAAGGAGTCTGAAACTAGGAATGAGGAATCTGATAAGGCATCTGAGTCGGATGAAAGAAGTATTACCAGAGAAAACACCAGCAGCTCTGAGAAACAGAAAATTGAAGGACAATTCATGAAGGAAGCTGAGAAGAAAGCGCCAAAGCATTGGAATAATCTTAAAAGATGGATACTTCTCCAACGATTCATCAAGGAATTGGAAAAGTTGAGAAAATTCAACCCAAGGAAACCACGATATCTGGAGCCGGAGCCGGAGCCAGAAGCAGAAAAGGTTAATCTGAAACATCAAATAGAGGATGAGAGGAAAAGGACAGAAGAATGGATGCTTGACTATGCACTACAGCAGGCAATAAGTCAGCTTGCTCCGACTCAGAAAAAAAAAGTGGGACTGCTTGTAAAAGCTTTTGAAAATGTGGTTCCTCGCCAAGGCAGTAATATCCCATTTATGTTTCCTAAATTGAAAACTGGAAATGAAGACAATTTGCAGATTGCAGATAATGTTGGTGTAAAGTATTCCACACACGTAGATAAAAGGACTGCAGAACAGGAATGGTCGGTGTTAAAAAATGACGATACTCAAAAGGCCATTGTACTTAGCCAGAAGTTGGATGAAGTAACAAGCACTTTAAGTGATAAGGTATTGGTTGAGAGAAAAGCTAAGCAAGAAGTTACGGAAGAAGAAAATTCAATGTTAGAAGCCGAAGCTCGGATAAATGAACATGAGGAGTGTGGTGATTCAAATGATTCTTTAAAAGGAACATCTTTTACGACCTCAATCTTAGGCGTTGACGGTGATGAAACACAAGAAAATAACATGATTGTCCCTGCAGCTTCCGATGAGAACAAAAAGATAACAGAATCAGAAGATGAAGATGGAACATACGTAAGACAGGTGATCAACAAACAGAAGCACATCAGCATGTGGCACATGATATCACAGCATATACTTTCAGATGTTGTGTCAAAAGTAGGGAATGAGCTACTTGACGGAACAGATGATGACGTAGACTACAACAACACACTAACTGAAATGAATAATGCGGACAACTCTCTTCAGGATTCTTCTGAAAAAAAGGATGATATAAGCCACTATAAGAGAAGTTTCAGCAGAAATGATGCTGTCAATCTCATAAGAGAAGCAGTTAGCCAGATCCTAAAAACACCGATTCAAGAAGATCATTCAGTAGGCGGAGAGCAGAGTAGTACAGATTCACTTTGCGAAACAAAGGAACTTGCTACAAATACTATCACTAACGAGGACGAGAGTATGATCCCACATGCCAAGAGTAAAATTGAGTCACCAAAGTTGAAGAACTGGAGCAAGCTGAAGAAATTGATCCTCCTTAAGAGATCAATAAAGGTACTGGAAAGAGCTAGGAAACTCAATCCACGACCACCTCACATTCTTCTGCCACCTACACCTgatcaagaacaagaaaaaatggATTTAAGGCACCAAATGGCAGATGAGAGGAAAAAAGCTGAACAATGG
- the LOC132607429 gene encoding triacylglycerol lipase SDP1, producing the protein MDISNEATIDLFAIGPSTILGRTIAFRVLFCKSMSQLRHHLFHFLVYYLYKFKNGLSYYVTTLISWLHPRNPQGILVLVTLLAFLLRRYTNVKSKAEMAYRRKFWRNMMRSALTYEEWAHAAKMLDKETQKMNEADLYDEELVRNKLNELQHRRQEGSLRDIIFCMRADLVRNLGNMCNSELHKGRLHVPRLIKEYIDEVSTQLRMVCDSDSEELLLEEKLAFMHETRHAFGRTALLLSGGASLGAFHVGVVKTLVEHKLLPRIIAGSSVGSIMCSIVATRSWPELQSFFEDSWHSLQFFDQLGGIFTIFRRVMTQGAVHEIRHLQVLLRNLTNNLTFQEAYDMTGRILGITVCSPRKHEPPRCLNYLTSPHVVIWSAVTASCAFPGLFEAQELMAKNRSGDLVPYHPPFHLGPDATSGASSRRWRDGSLEVDLPMMQLKELFNVNHFIVSQANPHIAPLLRIKEFVRAYGGNFAAKLAELTEMEVKHRCHQVLELGFPLGGIAKLFAQDWEGDVTVVMPATLAQYSKIIQNPSTLELQKAANQGRRCTWEKLSAIKANCGIELALDECVAILNHMRRLKRSAERAAAASHGLSSTVRFNASRRIPSWNCIARENSTGSLEDFLADVAASHHQGSSGTRNWRTHRTPHEGSDSESENVDLNSWTRSGGPLMRTTSADKFIDFVQNLEIGSRLNRGLTIDLNNIVPQMAGSRDPFSPSPRVTTPDRNSDTEFDQRDFSIRVPAGSSSITVGEGDLLQPERTNNGIVFNVVRKGDLTPSNRSLDSENNSSVQDATAECVQLESPEKEMDISSVSEDGEHDAGEGNSRVNEVDSFHSGENRSTVDDGNDKQVIDKQVVDT; encoded by the exons ATGGATATAAGTAATGAGGCTACTATTGACCTTTTCGCGATCGGACCTTCTACGATATTGGGTCGAACGATCGCCTTTAGAGTCTTGTTCTGCAAATCGATGTCGCAATTGAGGCATCACCTGTTTCATTTCTTGGTATATTACTTGTACAAGTTTAAGAATGGATTGTCATACTATGTGACAACTTTGATTTCGTGGTTGCACCCTCGCAACCCACAAGGGATATTGGTGTTAGTAACGCTTCTCGCCTTCTTGTTGAGGCGATATACCAATGTAAAAAGCAAGGCTGAGATGGCTTATAGGAGGAAGTTTTGGAGGAACATGATGAGATCTGCCTTGACTTATGAGGAATGGGCTCATGCTGCCAAGATGTTAGATAAAGAGACCCAGAAAATGAATGAGGCAGATCTTTATGACGAAGAATTAGTTCGAAATAAACTCAACGAGCTTCAACATCGTAGGCAAGAGGGTTCTTTAAGAGATATCATATTCTGTATGAGAGCTGACCTTGTTAGGAATCTTGGTAATATGTGCAATTCGGAACTTCACAAGGGAAGGCTTCATGTGCCTAGACTTATTAAGGAATATATCGATGAGGTTTCAACTCAGTTGAGGATGGTATGCGATTCTGATTCGGAGGAGCTTTTGTTGGAAGAGAAGCTTGCTTTCATGCATGAAACGAGACATGCCTTTGGTAGGACGGCTTTGCTTTTAAGCGGAGGTGCCTCGCTCGGAGCTTTCCATGTGGGTGTGGTGAAAACGCTTGTAGAACACAAGCTGCTGCCACGGATAATTGCCGGTTCGAGTGTCGGATCAATTATGTGCTCCATAGTTGCGACTCGATCTTGGCCTGAGCTCCAGAGTTTTTTCGAAGACTCCTGGCACTCCTTGCAATTTTTCGATCAGCTCGGTGGGATATTTACTATTTTCAGGAGGGTCATGACCCAGGGTGCTGTACATGAGATCAGACATCTGCAGGTGCTGTTACGCAATCTCACAAATAATCTTACTTTCCAAGAAGCCTATGACATGACTGGTAGAATTCTGGGGATTACCGTTTGCTCACCTAGGAAACACGAACCTCCAAGATGTTTGAATTACTTGACTTCACCTCATGTTGTTATATGGAGTGCTGTGACTGCTTCTTGTGCGTTTCCTGGTCTCTTTGAAGCTCAAGAACTGATGGCAAAGAATAGAAGTGGAGATCTTGTTCCGTATCACCCGCCGTTTCATTTGGGACCTGATGCCACTTCTGGTGCATCTTCTCGTCGGTGGAGGGATGGTAGCTTGGAGGTTGATTTGCCAATGATGCAGCTGAAGGAGCTCTTCAATGTCAATCACTTCATTGTGAGCCAGGCGAATCCACATATTGCTCCACTGCTGAGGATCAAAGAGTTTGTAAGAGCTTATGGAGGCAACTTTGCTGCCAAG CTTGCTGAACTTACTGAAATGGAGGTGAAGCACAGATGCCATCAGGTGTTAGAACTAGGTTTTCCCTTGGGAGGAATAGCAAAGCTTTTTGCTCAAGATTGGGAGGGTGATGTAACTGTTGTAATGCCTGCCACTCTAGCTCAG TACTCGAAAATCATACAGAATCCGTCTACTCTGGAGCTACAAAAGGCAGCAAATCAAGGAAGAAGGTGTACTTGGGAAAAACTCTCAGCCATAAAAGCAAACTGCGGAATTGAGCTTGCACTTGATGAATGCGTTGCTATTCTGAATCACATGCGTAGACTGAAAAGGAGTGCCGAGAGAGCGGCTGCTGCCTCCCATGGCTTGTCGAGCACTGTCAGATTTAATGCTTCCAGAAGAATACCTTCTTGGAATTGCATTGCACGGGAGAATTCAACAGGCTCCCTTGAAGACTTTCTTGCGGATGTTGCTGCGTCACATCATCAAGGAAGCAGTGGGACCCGAAATTGGCGGACACACCGGACCCCGCATGAAGGCAGTGACAGCGAATCAGAAAATGTGGACCTTAATTCGTGGACAAGATCTGGTGGTCCTTTGATGAGGACAACATCTGCTGATAAGTTTATTGACTTTGTCCAGAACTTAGAAATTGGTTCGCGATTGAACAGAGGATTGACTATTGACCTCAACAATATTGTTCCTCAGATGGCAGGTAGCCGGGACCCATTCTCCCCGAGCCCAAGGGTAACAACACCAGATAGAAATTCAGACACCGAATTTGATCAAAGAGATTTCAGTATTAGGGTTCCCGCGGGTAGTTCAAGCATTACGGTAGGCGAAGGTGACCTTCTCCAGCCTGAAAGGACTAACAACGGCATTGTCTTCAACGTGGTAAGAAAAGGAGACTTGACCCCATCAAATAGAAGCCTCGATTCAGAAAATAATAGTTCTGTGCAGGACGCAACTGCTGAGTGTGTGCAACTTGAAAGTCCAGAAAAGGAGATGGATATTAGCTCAGTATCTGAGGATGGTGAGCACGATGCTGGGGAAGGAAATAGTAGGGTAAATGAAGTTGATTCTTTTCACTCTGGTGAAAATCGTTCGACCGTGGATGATGGTAACGATAAGCAAGTTATTGACAAGCAAGTTGTTGATACCTGA